Part of the Thermoplasmata archaeon genome, TTTTATAACTCACATGCATTCAGATCATATTGGTTTAATCAGCAAATTGGCAGCAACAGCCACTGTGTATTTGAGTAATGTTGAACATAAAATTGTGTTTGAATATGCAAACAGTTCTACATACTGGCTGGAAATCAATAAATACATGGATAAAAACGGTTTTCCTGAAAGTGAGCTAAATAGTGCATTTAAAATTCTAAATAACATGTTTGTTAAAACGTATCCGATAAGTGATGAATTTAAAAAAATAAACTTTAAAGCACTGAATGATAAAGATATCCTAAACTATGGCACCTTTAGGTTAGAGGCAGTGCTTACCCCCGGCCATTCACCAGGGCATATGTGCCTGTATGAGCCAGACAAAAAAATGCTATTTTCAGGAGATCACCTTCTTTTTGATATAACTCCTAACATTACATGGTGGCCTTCTTTGGACAACTCGCTGAAAAATTATCTTGAAAGCCTGGATAAAATATATGATCTGGATATAGAATTGGTTTTACCAGGACATGGAAAATTGGGATTTGATCACAGAAAAAGAATAAATGAAATTAAAAATCATCATAAAATCAGGCTTGATGAAATACTGTTAGCTATAAAAGAAGGGAAAAAAACAGCATATGAAATTGCAGGATCTATATCATGGAACTTGAAGGCTGGAGGCTGGAAATCTTTTCCAGAAACACAGAAATATTTTGCAGTTGGAGAAACAATAGCGCACTTAATTTATCTAGAACGTGAGAAACTTATAAGATCAATGTTAACAGATCAAACAATTTATTATGAACGGGCTTGAATATATAACTTTGCAATTAAGATAAATATTTTTGATGAAAATCGGAAAATATTAAATATTCTAGGTACATTATAGACCTAGAGCTCTGGGGCTGTAGCTTAGCTAGGTAGAGCGACGGGCTCATAACCCGCTGGTCGTCGGTTCGAACCCGATCAGCCCCACTGATCGTGATTTGATTTTTTTTATATCTTCTTGAAAATATTCTGAAAACTTTTTCTTACTACACCACCAGCATTTTAGTTTGCTATTTAAGTATATCTATAAGTAAACTAAATATTGACTTATCGTATTGTTAGTGTAGCAGAAGATAATGATTTACATTAGAGGCACAGGAAATCCAGTTAGATCAGTTTTTTAAATATTTATCAAACCATGCAAGCTTTCTCTCCAATCTATCAACCATGTTTTTTGGAACTCCTGCTCTGGCATGCTCGTGGTTGTCTCCCATATATCTCACAAGTTCTGTATCAACATTGTTCAGTTTTAAAGCCACAAAAAACTGTTCTGCCTGCTCAATCGGGCATCTGTAATCTTCTTCACCTGTAATAAGCATAGTTGGAGTCTTTACATTTTTTATATACATTATCGGCGAATATGCCATCAATTTTTCAACAGAACTCTTTTCGTATGGATCTTTTATTCCTAGCTCCATTGCATTGAACCAGAACCCTATGTCGCTTGTTCCAACCATGCTAAAAAGATTGGAAATAGAGCGTTCTGAAATAGCGCAGTCAAACTCATTATCATGCGTTACGATCCAGTTAGTCATGAACCCACCATATGATCCACCTGTCACACCAATCTTTCCAGTTAATTTGTATTTTTCCTTTACTGTTTTCAGAAACTTTTGCAAGAACTTCAAATCATTTCCACCCCAGTCTCCAACACATGCTTTTTCATATTCTTGTCCATAACCTGTGCTTCCAGGCGGATTTGCAAATAATATGTTGTATCCGTTTTCATAAAAATACTGAAACTCTATAAAATAAGTATGTCCATATGCACTATGCGGACCCCCATGTATAAAAAGGATGGATGGTGAATCAGGAGATCGTATTAGCGCAAATTCTTCTCCTTCATCAACATTGATCGTATCGGGTACTGCTCCTTTAATATTTTCGTTTATATCATATTCTCTCACAAAGTTAACAATAGATGGTTTTTTATGCGTGGAATAGATATATGCTAGATTTTTGTTAACATCAAAATCAATGATGTTTTCATGATCTGGGGTCAGTTTTTCAATCTTTTCGCCTATGCGAAATACAAACGAAGACGATCTTTCATGCCCAATTGCATAAAGAGTATCTCCGTAAAATTTGACCTTGTATCTAGAACTTGAAAATGAATCACTGATTATTGAGTTATCAGCATCATTGCCCACCATCAGTTCTGTTTTTTCTTCAGGAAATATTATCTTACTTACTTTCCACGGCTCAATGCCGTAATGTCCGGAAAAAGCAATTCTTCCATGCTCGGAAACTGCAAATCCATTTATTGACGCAGGTTCTTCCGTTATCCTTTTTATTACGATTCCATCGTTGTCTATTTCGTATAAATCGCTAACATCGTAGTCATCCATGTTTTCAGTTGTTTCGATGAGTATTCTATTATTGTTTGAGGCTATTGCATTTACATCAAAGCGGCCAGAATAAATTTTCTTAACCTCTTTTCCCACAGTGTAGAGAGCGTAATTTTTTCTTATGAGCCCGCGTGCATTGTACCTGTATTTTATCTTGTCTGCAGCGAATGGAAGGCTGTTATCTGAATCTTCCAGGCCAATTACAAACATGTTCCCTTTGATCAACAAATAATCTTTTATCTTATGAAATGATACAATCTCTCTCGGCTCTTTCATTGCTGAAAGCTCCATTAGAGTATCTCTCTCTTTCTCATGTCTTATATAAAAAAGCCTGCCATCTATAAATTTCGCGTTCTTCTCATGTTCTCCATATGTTAGTTGCTGAGTATTTCCATAGCTGTCGATCTGATAAATAGATGAGTGATATTCATCGTTTTTTATAAAGTTCAGAGAGAATAGAGCAAAATCTCCTGCTGAAAAAATTTCATTTGCAAATTTTACCAAATACGCATCTTTCGCTATCATATTGATATTAATCTGTTCATTCTATTTAAAATTTTATTTTAAATCTTGGCAATGCACACTGTTTTAGAGACTGTTCTGAAAAATAACTTTACAAAAAATATATGCTCTAGTGCGGAGGGCCGGATTCGAACCGGCGGATCCCTACAGAAACAGATCTTGAGTCTGTCGCCTTTAACCTGGCTCGGCAACCTCCGCTCTTTAAAAACAGGTAAAATCAAGATAATATTTCAATCTTTTCTCTTTCTTTTTATGTTTTTCCTACTGGTAGAATCTTTAGAATTATCATACTCTGGTGTTAAATCCTTTAATTTAGTCTGATCAATATCTTCTTTTGAAGGTTCCTCGTTTAAATTTAAATTCTCTTCCAGATCTTCAAACTTTGAAGAAATGAGAGTGCCAAACTCATTTATTATTCTCTCTTTTTCTGCATTAATGTCTTTGTATATAGCATCTATCTTATCCTCGATCTGAGATGTAATTTCATAAGAATTAGTGTTTAATTTTGCTGATAAAACACTTAAGAAAGCAATGCTTCCCTCTAGGTTCTTTATAATGACCATTGCTTCAGCCTGATCTTTTTCTAGCTTTTCTATTCTCTTTAAAATAGAGTCAAGCTGTTGCCCGATCATCTCAAAGTTTGAGGTTATTACTTTCGATACCATCTGCATTACTCCTTTATTGTCTACTATATATTTTTCCTATACTTAAATATTATCGTGATCCTCGTAATAGTATTTGCCAGAGCCTGCACTAGCTTCCAGCTCAAAGTTCTCAATCTTGAATTCTCCTCTTACTATGACCGTGTGCGGAAAAATGGCAGACAGTTTTTCATAAGGGCTCCATCCGCATTTATAATGCAGTTTTCTAGCATCTATTTTCTTCGTGTCAGAGATCTTGAACGCAATTAAATCTGCATCAAATCCTGGCTCAATGCTACCTTTTTTAATATTTAACAATTTTGCAGGAGCTCTTGAAAGCACATCAATTAAGCGTTCTATCGTGATCTCTCCTCTCCTGTAACGCTCTAAAAACAATGGCAGAGTGGTCTCTACGTTCGGAACTCCCGACGGTGCATATTCAAATTCTTTTTCTTTTTCCTCGATAGTATGCGGAGCATGATCTGATGCTACAAAGTCAATGCTGCCTGCTATAAGCATATTCCATAGCTGGCCAGCAGTATGTTTTGATCTTACTGGCGGATTTGTTTTTGCATATGCATTTAGATCTGAAGAATAGTCCAAAAACAGATGATGGGGTGTGACGTCAGTGCTGTAATCTGCACTGATCGCATAAGGTATGGTGTCAGGACTGCTTACATGTGTGATATGCATGTTTTTCAAGTTTCTTGAGATCAGTAAGCGAACAGCATTGATCTCGCTGATTTCCGATCTGATCATGCTATGCTCTTTCAGATTTTTTGCAGTGCCTTGCAAAAACTCTGATTTTAGCTCAGAATGCACAAATATGATCTTTTCAGCAGCTATTTTTGAGGCGTTATCTAACAACAGATCCAAATTTTCGGGGTTTATTCCTGTAGTTTCAGACATATACAGCTTGAATGCAGGAACATCTTTAACAAAATATTCATTATACTTTTCAGACACTGCTGCGAACAATCCAAAATCTATGTATGACTTTGCAGACGCTAACCGTTTTTTCTCTTCGAAAGATTCTTTGTTGTCAGTAACAGGTTTAGTGTTTGGCATATCCATTACAAAACTCACGCCGCCAAACAACGCACTTAGAGAGCCAGTCTCAAAGTCCTCTTTATATGTATAGCCAGGCTCTCTAAAATGAACATGCAGGTCCAGCATTGAGGGAATGATCAATCCTTCAATCTTTATCGTTTTTGAACCTGTTATATTTTTTTTGATCTCTTTTATCTTTCCATCTTCAATGCCTATGTTAACATCAATTATGTTTCCATCTTTCGAGATCTTTCCGTCCAGTATATAATCCATGATCAGATCCTCTTTTTTACAATGGTTCCTTTCGGTTCTGTTTCTTCAAATATAGTCCCTGAAAACTTATAAAATCTGACATTTTTGTTTTTCCAGCAACTTGGGCTTAACCCTGCTTTAAGACATGTTTCAATAAGATATGTCTTTATATCCCAAGAGTTCTCAACAGGCACCTGTGGCAACAATAAGCCACGCATTCCACCCAATTCTGCAATAAGGCCGTCTTGCCCTATTTTTATGATGTTAAAATAGTCTTCAGGATCATTGATACTAATCAATGACGGAGGCGTCAGCAACGACACCTCAAAAACTAGATGATCAAGCTCATCATACTCCACAGGCATGAACCTGGGATCTTCGGTGGCTGCGTAAATGGCAGACTTTACTAATGCCTCTATTAACGGATAAATAGGCTCTGGAAAGCCAATGCATCCCCTCAGCTCTTTTGACGGATAGCTGGAGATCGTGGTAAACACGCCAGTTTTCATTTTAAACTTGTCTGGAACATTCTCTGGAACTTTCACCCTATGTTCTTTCAAATACTCTGTTACCGCATCTCGTGATATCTGAACTGCTAATATTCCCTCTTTATTTTCAAACTCCATGCTTATCACCCCATATCAATTTATGAAGCTGTGGCAATACTCTTACATTCAACCGGTCTTTTAATACTTTTTCCACGAGCTCTTTATAGTTTTTGTTACCCTCTGGCTGCAAGATCACTTCACTTTCTATCTCATGCTCTTTTAAAAACTGTTTCATGTATTTATAATCTTCTTCATCCGCAATCACAAATTTGATGCTGTCTTTCTTTCCCAAAATTTCAAGATTTGAATCTAAAAGCTTGTCCTGCATCTTTGAAGAGGGCGTCTTAATATCCATATTTATAAATATTGTATCTTCACAAGGAATGTCTATTAATGATATTGATCCGTTTGTCTGGATAAGTATATTATACTCTTCTTTTAAAAGCTGGTATATCAATGTATACACATCTTCTTGCAATAAAGGCTCTCCACCTGTTATGCAGACCCATCGAACCTTGTGCTTTTTTATCTCTTTCATCACTTCTTCCACACTCATTTGCGAACCTTCAAAAAATGCATACTTTGTATCGCACCACTCACATCTTAAATTGCAGCCTGTAAAACGTACAAAAACCATCGGTATCCCGATGTGTACACCTTCTCCTTGTATTGAATAAAATATCTCATTGATCTTCATTTTTCATCCTTCTAAACCCATATAGCATGCCTGGACCTCATGCTCTTTTCTGTTTCATTCATTACAGACATAAGCTGAGCAACCAAACTGTCAAAAAATAGCAACGTGTTCAATTCAAATAGTGTACCTAAAGGTGCCAGCTCTGGATTATCTTTTTTTACTTTTAATATAAATGATAGATTTGCATATTTTAATAGCGGCGCATTGTCGTTGCCTGTTATCACTATGATCTTGGATTTTACTTTTTTGCATACCTGTGCAACCAGCAACGTGGACTTGGTAGTTCCCTGATTTGAAATCAGTATGGTCAAATCCCGGTCTGATACTATCGGAGTAATAGTTTCTCCGATAAAATATGCTGTAATGCCCAGTTGTACTAGCCTCATAGCAAAAGCTTTGCTGATTATGCCTGACCTGCCAGCACCGTACACAAACACATGGTTTGTCTCCAAAATCATATTTACAGTTGAATCTATCTTTTCTTTTTCAATATGATCCATCGTTTCTCGTAAATGATCTAATATATAATTTTCAGCAGTGTTAAATATCATTTTTTCACCTTTTTCTGCAATAAATCGCCCAGCTTACGTTCGTATATTATTCTCATATACTGGGCGTCATGCTCTATCAATGGTGAATTCGAGATTATCGTAATCTCTCTGTCCTCATTCACTAACAGATCTGCAAGAGCCTCGAATTTCAAGTCTCCTTTTTTGACCGGCGAAATTCGGATATCGTTATTTGCCGTAAACTCAATGCCTGCAAATTGAAAATAAAGCTCATTTTTATAGTATGGTTTTACCATGTCCAATATTGTTTCAAATTCTTCCTTTTCTTTTAATGTGTAGTCTTGCCTTGCAAATAGCTTTGCAAAATTTATAATGGGCAACACGCCGCTGTTATTACTGCTAAGCGTAACAAGCTCATCCAGTGCTCCAAATACCTCTTTCTTTTCTGAAGTCTCGAATCCCAGCTTTAAATTAATCTTTTCTTTTTTTAATCTCTTTCGTATTTGCTTTATATTCATATCAACAATTTTTAAAGCGTCAGCGCTCTTTAGCTTTTCATATAATCCTATATTGCTGATCACCATCTCAGCGCCTAGCTCATCACCCAGATATGAAGACCATAGTATGTAATTAATAGATCTCTCTATCAGGTTTGGATTGTTTATAAGATCCATATAATAGGGAGTATGAATGTTAATTTTTATATCCAGCTCTTTTGCCAGGGTCTTTAAATCTCTGAGCTCTTCATAACTTCTTGCCAGGTTCCACTGCAGAATCTGCAAGATGTCATTTTCCTCAATCTTTGAGTTTATGCCTATTGGCACAAAATTCCCGTTTTTATCAGCTCTGCTGATATTTACTATAATTCTGCTCTCTTCCCTCTTATCTGGAACTACTTCTCTCGGATACAATCCCGCCTCTTCAAATGCTTCTTTTTCGAAAATATTAACTTTCAAAAACTGTACTTCTAAAGCACTTAATCCCATTAAATAAGCGTCTTCAATGCCATCTCTCAAAGTTCTGCCTTTTGAAGATAGGGGAATTCCAGCTATGCCAAAACGAATCATTTATTATTTTCACCTTTGAAGATACTATATATCTTTGCTTATTTTATAATTTTTCGGTTTTTATGTTAATTTTCTCTACTTCTAACTGATCCCATGTTGGATATACTTCTGTTATATAACACTGTTCATCTAGATATTTTGCAATCTTTTCAAGTATCCATGGTGCTATGTATATTTTATCAGACCTGATCTCAATTAATGTTTTAGGTACATCGTATCTTTTTATCAAACGTAATGCTAATTTTTCAGGGTTATCTGTATAGATCTCGCCTCTAAGCAATGTGCTATCACTCGTTATTACCTCATATTCTTTTGCCACGTTCTTTGCCCTTCTTTTTAGCCGGTTCTTCATCTGTATCCCATCTTTAAATGCCGCAGAACAGTAATGAACGATCATGTCAGTATCCGATTCTTTCAACACCTTTAAAGCCGTAGTTTCACTGTCTTTCACTGCGGTGGAAATATAAGATTTAGTCTCAAAATTTAAAAGTTTCATGCTCTGCCAGTTTGTGTCTGAAAACTCAAGCTCGTTCAGATTTATAAATTTTACATTTAATGACTCTGCAACCTTGATAAGTGTTAATAATTCTTTTTCTTTATGCGGTATAACTGGCACTTCGATGCCAACATTAAGCTCTGCGTTTACGGCGTTCATGAGAATGTTTGCATAACCAGAGCCTTTTAATCGAGTCCAGTAAATCTCAGGAACATGAATTCTTAGATCGTCTAGACCTGCTTCTTTCAATTTTTTAAAAGCGTCTTTGCTGCCAGTCACAGTGTATAGATGAATATGATGCTTTTCTCCAAATTCATCTTTTAATAAATTGATATATCTCAACGTTCTATCAAGCTTTATTAAGGGATCGCCGCCGGTTATGCCAGTTCCTAAAGCGCTGATCATCTTTGCTTCATATATTACATCTTTATCCTCTTTTACGGGCATCTCATCTGCATAAATCACGTCGAGATTCTTTTTTTGATCACTTAGCGGGCAGTAATAACAGTGATGACTACATAATCCAGTTACAAACAAAACCATCTTACCACCTAAAGCACATAAACTACATCCTTCAGGCAAGGGCTTCGTGGTAGCAGATCCTTTTTGTAATTTTATCATTTTTCAGATATTAAAATATATAACGATATTTAAAAGTATCTGAGCATTGATCTTAAAAATATTGAATTTTGAAACATCTACTATGAAAAAAATAACCGAAAAGTTTAAAACAAATATGAATTTAAGGAGTGTGATGGTTAATACAGATTATAAGAAAAGAAATGTATCTAAAAAAAACAGGAAATTGGACATGCACAAAACTCCTGAATTTACATATTTGACTAATAAAGTACTAGAATCATTGCCCGAAAACGTGAGAGGCTCTATATCTGGATCTATATATGCAAAAGCCTCAAGACTGGGAATAAATGACGCAAAAGAGTTCATACTGAAAAAAAAGCAGGAAGGCATATTGACAGATGTCATGGCCGAAAGCTTGATAAACCTGTTGTTTAGATACAGCAAATATAGATGAGGAAAAATGTATGATTTTTATTATAGCAGGGGAAACAGGCTGAACAGGCAATTAAATAATGAATTTACAAAAAAACACACACTTTTTTTAAATAGAGAATGGGAAGGATCTGGATTTTTATTAAAGTCTTCATACACCGAGAAAATAGGATACTTGCTAGAACCTTTTCTTTTTAAGATATACGGTACCTATAAAGTCAGAATGCTGGTGTCCAGCTTTGATCAAAATGCTATATCGATACTGTTACTAATACCAGATTCAATTGCCAGAACTTTAAAAAACAGTTATGTGAGAGTGAAAGGTACCATTGATGAATTATCAAATTACATAACTATTCCTGGTCGCTTTATTTTAATAAACGAGCTGGACCCTCTGAACTTGGATACTGTATTTAAAGAGGTAAAACCGGCAATAGACGAGCACAGATTGCTCAACATGATAGATGAAAACGTGGATAAGAACAGCTCTCTATTAAACAGGTTCTTAAAGTTATTTTACATTAGCACGCCTTTATATTATAATAAAAGCGGCGGGATTGGAGCCTATTTTATAAATTACGAGCCTGGCACTTCTCGTTTTACGAATCTGGCATCGGTGCAGAACATCAAAGATTCTGTGAAAGACATCGAAGCAGTGATACATCCACTGTTCAGATCTGGAATAATATCTTATACGAACCAATATGATGAAAGTGAAAAAATAATCAAAAAATTTTCAATGCCCATCAAATATCAGCATAAGGCTGAAGATGAAACATCCAGAATATTAAGATCTAGAACTGACTCTTTAGAGTTCACTTTTACTACCATAAAATCAGGAAATGTTAATGAGCTATCAGCTATGCAGAAAGATATTATCACCTACATAGACCAGCCGTTGCTGGTCTCGAATGAAGATTTGCAGTTTGAGCTCACTGAACTAAAAGAATATTCTTTAGATATCGGACACATGGCATTATTAAAACATTTTTCTAATGTTCAGAGCGAGTTAAGTGCAAAAGAGATATTTGAGATCCGGGCCAAAATGCTGTATAATATAGAGAAAAATATCCCTGAGATTAAAGAGTGCATGGAAAACAACGTATTCTTCAATGATAGCGTTTATGGGGGATTGGGAGAGCAGGCAATACGCATGGTCAATTCCCTTAAAAGATACGGATTGGATAATATGGTCATAGAACAGACTGTGTCTGCACATCTGACAGATATCCTGGACAGAATATATGAACAGTACAGGCCCCAGATAAAAAAAGAGCTAACTCACCTGAAAATCGAATCTAACACGCAGAGAAAACAGAAAATAGCAATGAGGACCTTATCTGAATTAAACTGGTTTTTGCCAGACTGCTGGCAATATGATGACTTTGAAAAGCTGCTGTTTGAAAAGGATATGGAAAGCAGAGAAATTGAAAAAATTTTCAAGGCATTGAAAGAAAGCAAATTGATATACGAGACAAAAAAAGGATGCTTTAAAGCTATTCTGTGAGCGTGAAGAGTTTGTGGTCTCCAGATACATCAAATAATCCAAGCCTAGCTCCGGCATCAAGCCATCCATACGCATAATTTATTGCTGCAAAAGAGTTCACATAGTCACCATGCTCATAAAAATATTTGGCATCTTTATAATAAGACCAGATCATGTTTAAAAAGTCATCCGAAACACGATTTAAATGTGATGGTTTCGGAGCAGTAACATTCACTTTTTCCAGCGCGGTCTTGGTAAGATCCAGATAATGCTCAAGTTTCTCTTTCTCTATTTTATTGTTCACCATGCTCACCCTACAATATTAACACTTTCTCCACCATGTTTGCTCTGTCTAGGCCTTATCTCCACAAATAGCGGCATATTCAGGTTCCCTCCCATTACCAGCGCAACTCCTACCGGCAATCTCTGAATCTCTTCGAGCGATCCTCTG contains:
- a CDS encoding MBL fold metallo-hydrolase, coding for MVLKKEYNNNIEEIKPELFKIQIPLPDSPLRFVNSYLIKGAKRSLVIDTGLNLKECYEAMIKALDELDVKLDNTDFFITHMHSDHIGLISKLAATATVYLSNVEHKIVFEYANSSTYWLEINKYMDKNGFPESELNSAFKILNNMFVKTYPISDEFKKINFKALNDKDILNYGTFRLEAVLTPGHSPGHMCLYEPDKKMLFSGDHLLFDITPNITWWPSLDNSLKNYLESLDKIYDLDIELVLPGHGKLGFDHRKRINEIKNHHKIRLDEILLAIKEGKKTAYEIAGSISWNLKAGGWKSFPETQKYFAVGETIAHLIYLEREKLIRSMLTDQTIYYERA
- a CDS encoding S9 family peptidase, which codes for MIAKDAYLVKFANEIFSAGDFALFSLNFIKNDEYHSSIYQIDSYGNTQQLTYGEHEKNAKFIDGRLFYIRHEKERDTLMELSAMKEPREIVSFHKIKDYLLIKGNMFVIGLEDSDNSLPFAADKIKYRYNARGLIRKNYALYTVGKEVKKIYSGRFDVNAIASNNNRILIETTENMDDYDVSDLYEIDNDGIVIKRITEEPASINGFAVSEHGRIAFSGHYGIEPWKVSKIIFPEEKTELMVGNDADNSIISDSFSSSRYKVKFYGDTLYAIGHERSSSFVFRIGEKIEKLTPDHENIIDFDVNKNLAYIYSTHKKPSIVNFVREYDINENIKGAVPDTINVDEGEEFALIRSPDSPSILFIHGGPHSAYGHTYFIEFQYFYENGYNILFANPPGSTGYGQEYEKACVGDWGGNDLKFLQKFLKTVKEKYKLTGKIGVTGGSYGGFMTNWIVTHDNEFDCAISERSISNLFSMVGTSDIGFWFNAMELGIKDPYEKSSVEKLMAYSPIMYIKNVKTPTMLITGEEDYRCPIEQAEQFFVALKLNNVDTELVRYMGDNHEHARAGVPKNMVDRLERKLAWFDKYLKN
- the pyrC gene encoding dihydroorotase; protein product: MDYILDGKISKDGNIIDVNIGIEDGKIKEIKKNITGSKTIKIEGLIIPSMLDLHVHFREPGYTYKEDFETGSLSALFGGVSFVMDMPNTKPVTDNKESFEEKKRLASAKSYIDFGLFAAVSEKYNEYFVKDVPAFKLYMSETTGINPENLDLLLDNASKIAAEKIIFVHSELKSEFLQGTAKNLKEHSMIRSEISEINAVRLLISRNLKNMHITHVSSPDTIPYAISADYSTDVTPHHLFLDYSSDLNAYAKTNPPVRSKHTAGQLWNMLIAGSIDFVASDHAPHTIEEKEKEFEYAPSGVPNVETTLPLFLERYRRGEITIERLIDVLSRAPAKLLNIKKGSIEPGFDADLIAFKISDTKKIDARKLHYKCGWSPYEKLSAIFPHTVIVRGEFKIENFELEASAGSGKYYYEDHDNI
- a CDS encoding TIGR00296 family protein, encoding MEFENKEGILAVQISRDAVTEYLKEHRVKVPENVPDKFKMKTGVFTTISSYPSKELRGCIGFPEPIYPLIEALVKSAIYAATEDPRFMPVEYDELDHLVFEVSLLTPPSLISINDPEDYFNIIKIGQDGLIAELGGMRGLLLPQVPVENSWDIKTYLIETCLKAGLSPSCWKNKNVRFYKFSGTIFEETEPKGTIVKKRI
- a CDS encoding radical SAM protein, with the translated sequence MKINEIFYSIQGEGVHIGIPMVFVRFTGCNLRCEWCDTKYAFFEGSQMSVEEVMKEIKKHKVRWVCITGGEPLLQEDVYTLIYQLLKEEYNILIQTNGSISLIDIPCEDTIFINMDIKTPSSKMQDKLLDSNLEILGKKDSIKFVIADEEDYKYMKQFLKEHEIESEVILQPEGNKNYKELVEKVLKDRLNVRVLPQLHKLIWGDKHGV
- a CDS encoding SIS domain-containing protein yields the protein MIFNTAENYILDHLRETMDHIEKEKIDSTVNMILETNHVFVYGAGRSGIISKAFAMRLVQLGITAYFIGETITPIVSDRDLTILISNQGTTKSTLLVAQVCKKVKSKIIVITGNDNAPLLKYANLSFILKVKKDNPELAPLGTLFELNTLLFFDSLVAQLMSVMNETEKSMRSRHAIWV
- a CDS encoding AP endonuclease, which translates into the protein MIRFGIAGIPLSSKGRTLRDGIEDAYLMGLSALEVQFLKVNIFEKEAFEEAGLYPREVVPDKREESRIIVNISRADKNGNFVPIGINSKIEENDILQILQWNLARSYEELRDLKTLAKELDIKINIHTPYYMDLINNPNLIERSINYILWSSYLGDELGAEMVISNIGLYEKLKSADALKIVDMNIKQIRKRLKKEKINLKLGFETSEKKEVFGALDELVTLSSNNSGVLPIINFAKLFARQDYTLKEKEEFETILDMVKPYYKNELYFQFAGIEFTANNDIRISPVKKGDLKFEALADLLVNEDREITIISNSPLIEHDAQYMRIIYERKLGDLLQKKVKK
- a CDS encoding radical SAM protein, whose amino-acid sequence is MIKLQKGSATTKPLPEGCSLCALGGKMVLFVTGLCSHHCYYCPLSDQKKNLDVIYADEMPVKEDKDVIYEAKMISALGTGITGGDPLIKLDRTLRYINLLKDEFGEKHHIHLYTVTGSKDAFKKLKEAGLDDLRIHVPEIYWTRLKGSGYANILMNAVNAELNVGIEVPVIPHKEKELLTLIKVAESLNVKFINLNELEFSDTNWQSMKLLNFETKSYISTAVKDSETTALKVLKESDTDMIVHYCSAAFKDGIQMKNRLKRRAKNVAKEYEVITSDSTLLRGEIYTDNPEKLALRLIKRYDVPKTLIEIRSDKIYIAPWILEKIAKYLDEQCYITEVYPTWDQLEVEKINIKTEKL
- a CDS encoding DUF357 domain-containing protein, whose amino-acid sequence is MVNNKIEKEKLEHYLDLTKTALEKVNVTAPKPSHLNRVSDDFLNMIWSYYKDAKYFYEHGDYVNSFAAINYAYGWLDAGARLGLFDVSGDHKLFTLTE